A genomic segment from Bradyrhizobium sp. CB1015 encodes:
- a CDS encoding TerC family protein: MLESLNTDFLSVLFQVVLIDLVLAGDNAIVIGLAAAGLPQAQRSKAILIGIVAATILRLLLAGIATQILQIVGLPLAGGILLLWVCWKMWRELRTSPKGPTVREGAIEAIPESKPRKTLIQASWQIIVADASMSLDNVLAVAGAAREHPVVLIFGLGLSIAMMGMAASFIARLLETHRWIAYVGLAVILYVALEMIFRGTLDVMKVASI; encoded by the coding sequence GTGTTAGAATCTCTCAATACGGATTTTCTTAGCGTACTCTTTCAGGTCGTTCTAATCGACCTTGTGCTCGCCGGCGATAATGCCATCGTCATCGGCCTTGCCGCGGCAGGACTTCCTCAGGCCCAACGAAGCAAGGCGATTTTGATCGGTATAGTCGCCGCGACGATACTGCGCCTTCTGTTAGCCGGGATAGCGACGCAGATCCTGCAGATCGTCGGCCTCCCGCTCGCTGGCGGGATCCTGCTATTGTGGGTATGCTGGAAAATGTGGCGAGAGTTGCGCACGTCCCCCAAGGGCCCCACCGTTAGGGAAGGGGCAATTGAAGCAATCCCAGAAAGCAAACCTCGTAAAACACTCATCCAAGCGAGTTGGCAAATTATCGTTGCCGACGCTTCCATGTCTCTCGACAATGTTCTGGCCGTCGCAGGGGCTGCGCGGGAGCATCCAGTGGTCCTGATTTTCGGCTTGGGCCTTTCCATTGCGATGATGGGAATGGCCGCTTCCTTCATTGCCCGCCTTCTGGAGACTCATCGCTGGATTGCTTACGTCGGTCTGGCCGTCATTCTCTACGTAGCACTTGAGATGATCTTTCGCGGAACATTGGATGTCATGAAGGTCGCGTCGATATGA
- a CDS encoding ABC transporter substrate-binding protein — MRRRDFIKAVAGSAAAWPIAAVAQPTDQPRKKMPRIGLLASVPHERIDAFDHGLREHGYAEGENIVIERRFWRNDPKQLARFAAELVALDVEVIVAPSTPEALAAKALTSTIPIVTATADAVGVGLAASFARPGGNVTGLTAVGGSSKNLGLLAELLPRASRFAVLLDPDNRYHAELMAGFQKTAAERHFEILPVVKRSVEDIGRGFQTMASQHVQGLLVLADPIARTNRREIIELAAQYRIPAVYYFREEAVEGGLLAYGADLVDLNRRAAAYVAKLLRGAKAAELPIEQAERFRLVINLKTANALGLSIPTALLATADEVIE, encoded by the coding sequence ATGCGCCGCCGTGATTTCATCAAGGCTGTTGCGGGCTCGGCTGCAGCTTGGCCGATCGCGGCGGTCGCGCAGCCCACCGATCAGCCCAGGAAGAAGATGCCTCGAATCGGCCTTCTGGCGTCGGTCCCTCATGAACGAATCGATGCCTTCGATCATGGGCTACGCGAGCATGGGTATGCCGAGGGCGAGAACATCGTCATCGAGCGCCGGTTCTGGAGGAACGATCCGAAGCAACTGGCAAGGTTTGCCGCCGAATTGGTCGCTCTGGATGTTGAGGTGATCGTAGCGCCCTCTACGCCCGAGGCCCTTGCCGCCAAAGCGCTTACCAGCACGATCCCCATTGTGACTGCCACCGCCGACGCGGTCGGTGTCGGGCTGGCCGCAAGTTTCGCGCGGCCCGGCGGAAACGTCACCGGACTTACCGCCGTCGGGGGAAGCAGCAAGAATCTCGGTCTCCTGGCGGAATTGCTGCCGCGAGCATCGCGTTTTGCGGTCCTGCTCGATCCAGACAACCGATATCATGCCGAGTTGATGGCCGGGTTTCAGAAAACCGCCGCGGAACGACACTTCGAGATTCTTCCGGTGGTGAAACGCTCGGTGGAGGACATAGGTCGGGGATTCCAGACCATGGCGTCGCAGCATGTCCAGGGCCTGCTCGTGCTTGCGGACCCCATCGCGCGCACCAACCGGCGGGAGATCATCGAGCTCGCCGCACAATACCGAATTCCCGCGGTGTACTATTTTCGTGAAGAGGCGGTCGAAGGAGGCCTTCTTGCTTATGGCGCTGATCTCGTCGACCTCAATCGTCGGGCCGCCGCTTATGTTGCAAAGCTCCTGCGAGGCGCGAAAGCCGCCGAACTCCCGATCGAGCAGGCCGAACGCTTCCGCCTGGTGATCAATCTAAAGACCGCCAACGCACTCGGCCTGAGTATCCCGACTGCGCTACTCGCGACCGCAGACGAGGTGATCGAATGA
- a CDS encoding glycosyltransferase 87 family protein: MSIAAAGRLRRSWTAKLRGNALAAIAVAVCSMLAGALYTLAMGEDVNWDWQNYHEYNVWAVLNGRYGVDVIPPGFQTYFNPIVYFPVYYLRHLLPAPYGLMIIGAVHGLNLALICLFARLVLRQAATIASVAAAVVIAASGPMTLSEVGTSFSDVLLALPVIGGSLLILTADRRPAICVLLAGFLIGAAVGLKLTNVVYAIGAAAVLLVSARPLRAMTLLGAGGMVGAALTGGEWCLITWRDTGNPIFPLFNALFQSSEVAGVNLMDAQFMPHGLLDALAYPFYWLIGDHRGAEHPFRDARFAVVMVLFVLGLWIRTRRNSAIFTRRDIQLVVLFVVSYLAWLGLFSIQRYAIVLELLCGPLIVLLLARLAESAGPTWLTASPRPLTVLTLTLAAAIAAWSQPADWWHRPWSDVYRPKIAHELDEPATYFILGKPLAYIAPQLPSQSRFYLLADIAVPIVPGGIFDQRIRAGLNAPLPGGVRELHMRGEPDRSALLDRYALTIDRSRPCVAIEGARPGTMLESCPLIARTAQ; the protein is encoded by the coding sequence ATGTCCATAGCCGCGGCCGGAAGGCTGCGGCGATCATGGACGGCGAAGCTGCGCGGAAATGCGCTTGCAGCCATCGCTGTTGCCGTCTGCTCGATGCTGGCAGGCGCGCTCTACACCTTGGCAATGGGCGAGGACGTCAACTGGGATTGGCAGAACTACCACGAATACAATGTGTGGGCCGTTCTCAACGGCCGCTACGGCGTCGATGTGATCCCGCCGGGCTTTCAGACCTACTTCAATCCGATCGTCTATTTTCCGGTCTACTATCTCCGCCACCTCCTGCCGGCGCCCTATGGGCTGATGATCATCGGCGCCGTTCACGGCCTCAACCTCGCGCTGATCTGCCTGTTTGCACGGCTTGTCCTGCGGCAGGCCGCGACGATCGCCTCGGTCGCGGCGGCGGTCGTCATCGCGGCGTCGGGTCCGATGACGCTCTCGGAAGTCGGCACGAGCTTTTCCGACGTGCTGCTGGCCTTGCCGGTGATCGGCGGCAGCCTTTTGATCCTGACGGCGGACCGCCGACCCGCGATCTGTGTCCTGCTCGCCGGATTCCTGATCGGCGCCGCAGTCGGACTGAAGCTGACCAATGTCGTCTACGCGATCGGCGCTGCCGCGGTGCTGCTCGTCTCCGCGCGTCCGCTGCGGGCGATGACGCTACTTGGAGCCGGCGGGATGGTCGGCGCGGCGCTCACCGGCGGCGAATGGTGCCTGATCACGTGGCGCGATACCGGCAATCCGATCTTCCCGCTGTTCAATGCACTGTTCCAGTCAAGCGAGGTGGCCGGCGTCAACCTGATGGATGCGCAGTTCATGCCCCACGGCCTGCTCGATGCACTGGCCTACCCCTTCTACTGGCTGATCGGCGACCACAGAGGCGCGGAGCATCCGTTCCGCGACGCGCGCTTCGCGGTGGTGATGGTCCTGTTCGTGCTCGGCCTGTGGATCCGCACGCGGCGAAACAGTGCAATCTTCACACGACGTGACATACAGCTGGTGGTGCTGTTTGTCGTCTCCTACCTGGCGTGGCTCGGCCTGTTCTCGATCCAGCGCTATGCGATCGTTCTGGAGCTGCTGTGCGGCCCGCTGATCGTTCTGCTGCTCGCGCGTCTTGCCGAGAGCGCGGGGCCGACATGGCTGACGGCGTCCCCTCGTCCGCTCACCGTGCTGACGTTGACGCTCGCAGCCGCGATCGCAGCGTGGTCGCAGCCGGCGGACTGGTGGCACCGCCCCTGGTCCGATGTCTACCGGCCGAAGATCGCTCACGAGCTCGATGAGCCCGCGACGTACTTCATCCTCGGCAAGCCGCTCGCCTATATCGCGCCGCAGCTCCCCTCCCAGTCCCGCTTCTACCTGCTCGCCGACATCGCTGTGCCAATCGTGCCCGGCGGCATCTTCGACCAGCGCATTCGCGCCGGGCTGAACGCGCCGCTGCCCGGCGGCGTCCGCGAATTGCACATGCGCGGCGAACCGGACCGTAGCGCGCTCTTGGATCGTTACGCACTCACCATCGATCGCTCCCGGCCCTGCGTCGCCATCGAAGGCGCCCGCCCCGGCACGATGCTCGAAAGCTGCCCGCTCATCGCGCGGACCGCGCAATAG
- a CDS encoding cadherin domain-containing protein, whose protein sequence is MIESANGGAGNDIYIVDDAGDVVNENADEGMDEIRTSLSSYTLGANVENVTATTSTALTASGNAHDNVITGNSGNDVLFGGDGNDTLLGGAGDDVLQGNAGDDIFDGQGGQNWITTGSGQDTLIFNAASGYLQVDDFSDGNDKLNMRGTGITLQNAAQNVTLTEYAEGGVLVEFGTSQIWFENVMPGQITFDGDFIFDTSGGGDNHAPTNATLNGGSVAENEANGTVVGTVTGIDPDAGAVLSYSLTNNADGRFAINATTGEITVANAALLDYEAATSHDVTVRIVDQGGLSFDKMFTLSVTDVAGVTQNGTSAADTLTGTNEADTLNGLGGNDTLNGLGGNDVLDGGAGDDIMIGGTGNDIYIVDSGNDVVSESADEGIDEVETSLSAYTLGNNVENLTGSNSGGFTAAGNALDNVITGSSGNDVLFGEDGNDTLLGGAGDDVMQGGAGNDTFQGLGGVKWITTGDGADVLVFNADSGAFQVDDFTDGSDMIDMRGTGVTAQNAAQNVTLTEYAEGGVLVQFGSSEIWLADVMPGQITFADDFILS, encoded by the coding sequence TTGATCGAGAGTGCAAACGGCGGCGCCGGAAACGACATCTATATCGTCGATGACGCCGGTGACGTGGTGAACGAGAATGCCGACGAGGGGATGGACGAGATTCGCACCTCGCTGTCGAGCTATACGCTCGGCGCAAACGTCGAGAACGTGACGGCGACGACCTCGACGGCATTGACCGCGAGCGGCAACGCGCACGACAACGTCATCACGGGCAACAGCGGCAACGACGTCCTGTTCGGCGGAGACGGCAACGATACGCTATTGGGCGGGGCCGGTGACGACGTTCTGCAAGGCAACGCCGGTGACGACATCTTCGACGGCCAGGGCGGCCAGAACTGGATCACGACCGGCAGCGGGCAGGACACGCTGATCTTCAACGCCGCCAGCGGATATTTGCAGGTCGACGATTTCAGCGACGGTAACGACAAGCTCAACATGCGCGGCACCGGCATCACCTTGCAGAATGCCGCGCAGAACGTCACCCTGACCGAATATGCGGAAGGCGGCGTTCTGGTCGAGTTCGGAACGTCGCAGATCTGGTTCGAGAACGTCATGCCGGGCCAGATCACGTTCGACGGCGACTTCATCTTCGACACCTCAGGCGGCGGGGACAATCACGCCCCGACCAACGCGACCTTGAACGGTGGTTCGGTTGCCGAGAATGAGGCCAACGGCACTGTTGTCGGCACCGTGACGGGAATAGACCCCGACGCCGGGGCTGTGCTGAGCTATTCGCTCACGAACAATGCCGACGGTCGCTTTGCCATCAATGCTACGACCGGCGAGATCACGGTCGCGAACGCAGCGCTGCTCGATTACGAGGCTGCCACCTCGCACGATGTCACGGTTCGCATCGTGGATCAGGGCGGGCTGAGCTTCGACAAGATGTTCACGCTTTCAGTCACGGACGTCGCCGGCGTCACGCAGAACGGGACCTCCGCGGCCGATACGCTCACCGGCACCAACGAGGCCGACACGCTCAACGGGCTCGGCGGCAACGACACCCTGAACGGTCTTGGCGGCAACGACGTTCTGGATGGTGGCGCCGGCGACGACATCATGATCGGAGGAACCGGAAACGATATCTATATCGTCGATTCCGGCAATGACGTCGTCAGCGAGAGTGCCGATGAAGGTATCGACGAGGTCGAGACCTCGCTGTCGGCCTATACGCTCGGCAACAACGTCGAGAATCTCACCGGATCGAACAGCGGCGGCTTCACGGCGGCCGGCAACGCGCTCGACAACGTCATCACCGGCAGCAGCGGCAACGACGTTCTGTTCGGCGAGGATGGCAACGACACTCTGCTCGGCGGTGCCGGCGATGACGTCATGCAGGGCGGCGCCGGCAACGACACCTTCCAGGGACTGGGCGGCGTCAAGTGGATCACAACCGGCGACGGCGCCGACGTCCTGGTGTTCAATGCCGATAGCGGCGCCTTCCAGGTCGACGACTTCACTGACGGGAGCGACATGATCGACATGCGCGGCACCGGGGTCACGGCCCAGAACGCCGCGCAGAACGTTACTCTGACCGAATATGCGGAAGGCGGCGTGCTCGTCCAGTTCGGATCCTCGGAGATCTGGCTGGCGGACGTCATGCCGGGCCAAATCACGTTCGCGGACGACTTCATCCTGAGTTGA